One window of the Carnobacterium maltaromaticum DSM 20342 genome contains the following:
- a CDS encoding cysteine desulfurase family protein gives MIYFDNSATTQTDPSVVATYVKVTEEVFGNPSSLHHLGDHADGLLQQSRKQVASIMGVEPKEIFFTSGGTEGDNWAIKGTAIEKGKYGKHLITSSVEHPAVKESMAQLEKQGFEVTYLSVNREGIISLEELKEALRSDTILVSIMAVNNEVGSIQPIAEIGEILKAYPKVHFHVDAVQAIGKIKLDLSASSRVDLATFSAHKFHGPKGIGFMYIRQGKKIAPLLSGGGQEFGRRSGTENLAGIVAMSKALRLLYTDALVKQQKQREIKEYLSAGLEKYSKVSVFSSPTGAPHILCFALRGIRGEVFVHAMEKVGIYISTTSACSSRSQTSSSTLSAMHVPENLATSAVRVSLTDTNTLAEAKQFLVEFAKLEEQFRDIH, from the coding sequence ATGATTTATTTTGATAATAGTGCAACAACACAAACAGATCCTTCTGTAGTAGCAACTTATGTGAAGGTAACGGAAGAAGTCTTCGGAAATCCTTCAAGTTTACATCATCTAGGCGATCATGCGGATGGTTTATTGCAGCAGTCCAGAAAACAAGTGGCATCAATTATGGGAGTAGAGCCAAAAGAAATCTTCTTTACTAGTGGTGGAACAGAGGGTGACAATTGGGCAATTAAAGGGACAGCAATTGAGAAGGGTAAATATGGGAAACATTTGATTACTAGCTCTGTTGAACATCCAGCCGTCAAAGAATCAATGGCTCAACTGGAAAAACAGGGCTTTGAAGTGACGTATCTTTCTGTAAATCGTGAGGGTATTATTTCTTTGGAGGAGTTAAAAGAAGCGTTACGTTCGGATACGATTTTGGTCTCAATTATGGCAGTAAATAATGAAGTTGGCAGTATTCAACCCATTGCGGAAATTGGAGAAATCTTAAAAGCATATCCAAAGGTTCATTTTCATGTGGATGCTGTTCAAGCAATTGGAAAAATTAAGTTAGATTTATCTGCGAGTTCTCGAGTAGATTTAGCAACATTTTCAGCTCATAAATTTCATGGACCAAAAGGCATTGGTTTTATGTATATTAGACAAGGGAAAAAAATTGCGCCACTATTAAGTGGTGGGGGACAAGAATTTGGTCGTAGAAGTGGAACCGAAAACCTGGCTGGTATTGTGGCCATGTCAAAAGCACTGCGTTTACTTTATACTGATGCACTAGTAAAACAGCAAAAGCAACGCGAGATAAAAGAGTATCTAAGTGCGGGTTTGGAAAAATATTCTAAAGTAAGTGTTTTTTCTTCGCCAACAGGTGCTCCGCATATTCTTTGTTTTGCTTTACGCGGCATTCGTGGCGAGGTATTTGTTCATGCGATGGAAAAAGTTGGGATTTATATTTCAACCACAAGTGCTTGTTCAAGTCGAAGTCAAACGAGTTCGAGTACTTTATCCGCGATGCATGTACCCGAAAATTTAGCAACAAGCGCTGTTCGAGTTAGCTTAACAGATACCAACACATTAGCAGAAGCCAAGCAATTTTTAGTTGAATTTGCTAAGTTAGAGGAACAATTTAGAGACATTCACTAA
- a CDS encoding septation ring formation regulator EzrA, protein MNVIVILIVIIVLALVLYGASYFLKKKHYHKIDELENRKLSLTEIPVIDEINKLKKLQLTGQTEKSFKEWEKVWRNIATVHFPDIENYLFDAEQATDRMKLVKAQQAEDAATKLMDDTQVSIDKVQAALKKLIQSEEENRLEIKKTQEIYQNIRKKLLTQSFSFGGALENLERRLTYLELDFTKFSELTTSGDHIEAREVLERVATDTAELDRVVGLVPTLLKTLTVDVVDQVTELKEGHAQLLAENFVFLDSDIQAEIKTIEENSEAAKSLTETCEVDEAQKMVQDIETNIDKLYDLMQDEIDAKAFVNDQQKMFEDYLTHVIGNNRKLLIEIDRVAQSYTLNHDELEAAKGIETELDTLKTSFDNFMENSKNNQVVYSVLADFFEETGDKITEIEEKQQSINSGLLHLRKDEMEARKKLDEYEFEMRAMKRYVEKQHLPGLPEEYLDLFFSTTKRIEELAQQLNKLKVDMKEISRLCFMCQDDVTLAKEKTEEIVDSALLTEYMMQYANRYRHSNESIADAIDSTLRLFNKDYRYQEALETISTALELVEAGAYKKVEDNYYADKKINQ, encoded by the coding sequence ATGAATGTTATTGTTATTTTAATTGTGATTATTGTATTAGCCCTGGTCCTTTACGGAGCCAGCTATTTTCTTAAGAAAAAGCACTACCATAAAATTGATGAATTAGAAAATCGTAAGTTAAGCTTAACTGAAATTCCAGTAATTGATGAGATTAATAAATTGAAAAAATTACAGCTAACGGGTCAAACTGAAAAATCATTTAAAGAATGGGAGAAAGTTTGGCGTAATATCGCCACTGTTCATTTTCCAGATATTGAAAACTATTTATTTGATGCGGAGCAAGCAACTGACCGTATGAAATTAGTTAAGGCCCAGCAAGCAGAAGATGCTGCAACGAAATTAATGGACGATACTCAAGTCAGCATTGATAAAGTTCAAGCAGCTTTAAAAAAATTAATTCAAAGTGAAGAAGAAAATCGTTTAGAAATTAAAAAAACACAAGAAATATACCAAAACATTCGTAAAAAACTATTAACTCAAAGCTTTTCATTTGGTGGTGCCTTAGAAAATTTAGAACGTCGTTTAACTTATTTAGAACTAGATTTTACTAAATTTTCAGAATTAACCACTTCTGGTGATCATATTGAAGCAAGAGAAGTTTTAGAGCGTGTCGCCACTGATACTGCGGAATTAGATCGAGTAGTGGGATTAGTCCCTACCTTATTAAAAACGCTAACGGTTGACGTAGTTGATCAAGTTACTGAGTTGAAAGAAGGACATGCCCAATTACTTGCTGAAAATTTTGTGTTTTTAGATAGCGATATTCAAGCAGAAATTAAAACGATTGAAGAAAATAGTGAAGCAGCTAAGAGCTTAACTGAGACTTGTGAAGTTGATGAAGCTCAAAAAATGGTGCAAGATATTGAAACGAATATTGATAAGCTTTACGATCTTATGCAAGATGAAATTGATGCTAAAGCATTTGTTAATGATCAACAAAAAATGTTTGAGGATTATTTGACACATGTGATTGGCAACAATCGTAAGTTATTAATTGAAATTGATCGAGTGGCTCAAAGCTATACTTTGAATCATGATGAATTAGAAGCAGCTAAAGGAATCGAAACGGAATTGGATACTCTTAAAACCAGTTTTGATAACTTTATGGAAAATAGTAAGAACAATCAAGTTGTTTATTCTGTTTTGGCTGATTTTTTTGAAGAAACAGGCGATAAAATAACTGAAATTGAAGAAAAACAACAAAGTATTAATTCAGGTCTTTTGCATTTACGCAAAGATGAGATGGAAGCTCGTAAAAAACTTGATGAATATGAATTTGAAATGCGTGCTATGAAACGCTATGTTGAAAAACAGCATTTACCAGGTTTACCAGAAGAATACTTAGACTTATTTTTCTCAACAACCAAACGCATCGAAGAGTTGGCTCAACAGTTAAATAAGTTAAAAGTAGATATGAAAGAAATTTCACGCTTATGCTTCATGTGCCAAGATGATGTAACGTTAGCTAAAGAAAAGACGGAAGAAATTGTTGATAGTGCATTGTTAACTGAATATATGATGCAATACGCTAATCGTTACCGTCACTCTAATGAATCGATTGCAGATGCAATTGACAGTACTTTACGTTTGTTTAATAAAGATTATCGCTATCAAGAAGCACTTGAAACCATTTCAACAGCATTAGAGTTGGTGGAAGCTGGTGCATATAAAAAAGTCGAAGACAATTATTATGCAGATAAAAAAATAAATCAATAA
- a CDS encoding GAF domain-containing protein: protein MTKAQDYRLTNAQLEAIIGDETNLIANLSNAAALLFENLKDINWSGFYLFEEASGELVLGPFQGKVACIRIPVGRGVCGTAFQKKESLFVNDVHEFPGHIACDARSQSEIVIPLEKNGKIIGVLDIDAPIKARFDQEDQEHLETFVQLLLKNSSL from the coding sequence ATGACAAAAGCACAAGACTATCGTTTAACCAACGCTCAACTAGAAGCAATTATTGGCGATGAAACCAATTTAATTGCTAATCTTAGCAACGCTGCAGCTTTACTATTTGAAAATTTAAAAGACATTAACTGGTCTGGTTTTTATTTATTTGAAGAAGCTAGTGGAGAACTTGTTTTAGGCCCTTTCCAAGGTAAAGTTGCTTGTATTCGGATTCCCGTTGGACGTGGAGTTTGCGGAACAGCTTTTCAAAAAAAAGAGTCTTTGTTTGTCAATGATGTCCATGAATTCCCAGGCCATATTGCTTGTGATGCTCGAAGCCAATCTGAAATTGTTATCCCTCTTGAAAAGAATGGAAAAATCATAGGCGTTTTAGATATAGATGCACCTATCAAAGCTCGATTTGACCAAGAAGATCAAGAACATTTAGAAACTTTTGTGCAACTATTATTAAAAAATAGTTCGTTATAA
- the rpsD gene encoding 30S ribosomal protein S4 — protein MSRYTGPSWKVSRRLGISLLGTGKEIERRPYAPGPHGPNSRKKISEYGMQLQEKQKLRNMYGMNERQFKNLFVKAGKLKEGKHGVNFMILLEQRLDNVVYRLGLASTRRQARQLVNHGHILVDGKRVDIPSYHVEVGQVISVREKSKNMVTIKAAVEGLFGRPDFITFDTEKLEGSLSRLPEREELYAEIDEAFIVEFYNR, from the coding sequence ATGTCACGTTATACAGGCCCAAGTTGGAAAGTGTCACGCCGTCTAGGTATTTCACTTTTAGGAACAGGTAAAGAAATCGAACGTCGCCCTTACGCTCCAGGTCCTCACGGTCCAAACAGCCGTAAGAAAATCTCTGAATATGGTATGCAATTACAAGAAAAACAAAAATTACGTAACATGTACGGCATGAACGAACGTCAGTTTAAAAACTTGTTCGTTAAAGCTGGTAAACTTAAAGAAGGTAAACATGGTGTTAACTTCATGATTCTTTTAGAACAACGTTTAGATAATGTTGTTTACCGTCTAGGTCTTGCTAGCACTCGTCGTCAAGCACGTCAATTAGTAAACCATGGTCATATTTTAGTTGATGGCAAACGTGTTGATATTCCATCATACCACGTTGAAGTTGGTCAAGTAATTTCTGTTCGTGAAAAATCTAAAAACATGGTAACTATCAAGGCAGCTGTTGAAGGATTATTTGGTCGTCCTGACTTTATTACTTTCGATACTGAAAAACTTGAAGGTTCTCTATCTCGTTTACCAGAACGTGAAGAGTTGTACGCTGAAATCGATGAAGCATTCATCGTTGAGTTCTACAACCGTTAA
- a CDS encoding DUF308 domain-containing protein, which yields MKKEKVKLLVQGIILLILGVLFMMNPVRQGVLFLLILGSVFAFSGVVIILDGIFITKGVKYKVFRILEGILLGGFGLVFFLRNPESGAVIIIYSLVWLMILMSIFNTIAIFKVKSGIKWLSIALNIIVIWIGIQSLFDPQLALAIFYWTVAFQLIFMGINHITLYFVLPNEEEGIR from the coding sequence TTGAAGAAAGAAAAAGTTAAGTTGCTCGTACAAGGAATTATTTTACTAATTTTAGGAGTATTATTTATGATGAATCCTGTTCGTCAAGGCGTATTATTTTTATTAATATTAGGAAGTGTTTTTGCTTTTTCAGGAGTTGTGATTATTTTAGATGGTATTTTCATTACAAAAGGTGTGAAGTATAAAGTTTTTAGAATTTTGGAAGGAATTCTTTTAGGCGGATTTGGACTCGTTTTCTTTTTAAGAAACCCTGAAAGTGGGGCAGTTATTATTATTTATTCATTAGTGTGGTTAATGATTCTAATGTCTATTTTTAATACAATTGCTATTTTTAAAGTTAAAAGTGGAATTAAGTGGTTGTCTATTGCATTAAATATCATTGTAATTTGGATTGGTATTCAATCTTTATTTGACCCTCAATTAGCACTGGCTATTTTTTATTGGACAGTTGCTTTCCAATTGATTTTTATGGGAATCAATCACATTACGTTGTACTTTGTGCTACCAAATGAAGAAGAAGGTATTCGTTAA
- a CDS encoding YktB family protein yields the protein MNEVTFTQEDFDVFKLEGLDTRMTAIRSQIQPKFKALATKFAQELASDLQEEEPLHVHIAQHIRRTKNAPNDTWCAIGGDKRGYKKYPHFQLGIYADHLFIWLAMIDNPQAEKEIATSLLTQLDFFANLPKGYVVSLDHHFPKTTPVSEIDLKKGLERFRDVKKGEFLIGREIWSDDTLLEDPAATQAFILETYRTLLPIYQTAMKAQKHAK from the coding sequence ATGAACGAAGTAACCTTTACACAAGAAGATTTTGATGTATTTAAATTAGAGGGATTAGATACTAGAATGACAGCGATTCGTAGTCAAATCCAACCAAAATTTAAAGCCTTGGCAACAAAATTTGCGCAGGAATTAGCTAGTGACTTACAGGAAGAAGAACCATTGCATGTGCATATTGCACAACATATTCGTCGTACTAAAAATGCTCCAAATGATACATGGTGTGCGATTGGAGGAGATAAACGAGGCTATAAAAAGTACCCACATTTCCAATTAGGTATTTATGCAGATCATTTATTTATTTGGTTGGCGATGATCGACAATCCTCAAGCTGAAAAAGAAATTGCTACAAGTTTATTAACTCAATTAGATTTTTTCGCTAACTTGCCAAAAGGCTATGTCGTGTCACTAGACCATCATTTTCCAAAAACGACCCCGGTATCTGAAATAGACTTAAAGAAGGGACTAGAACGCTTTAGGGATGTGAAAAAAGGGGAGTTTTTAATTGGACGCGAAATTTGGTCAGATGATACGTTATTAGAAGATCCTGCAGCAACACAAGCTTTCATCTTAGAAACGTATCGAACCTTGCTACCGATTTATCAAACCGCAATGAAAGCTCAAAAACATGCCAAATAA
- a CDS encoding siderophore ABC transporter substrate-binding protein, translated as MKKIKLSVCLVALGFVLAACGSGNESAKKESSSASKNTEETMITVKDVNGDVEVPKNPERVVVFDMGMLDTIDALGESDAVVGVAKDSLPKYLSKFDSDKVESAGGIKEPDFEKINALKPDLIIISGRQSDSLDELKKIAPTLSLEIDSKDLWESINKNVSTIGTIFDKSDEAKKKLDALSEKIDVLNKKNTGSDMKTLTVLLNEGSLSAYGKGSRFAILNDVFGFPLVDDKIEASTHGQSVSFEYVLEKNPDILFVIDRTKAIGGDTSKNNLTENELIKQTNAAKNDKIVMLDPEVWYLSGGGLISTEMMLEEVSNVAK; from the coding sequence ATGAAAAAGATTAAATTAAGCGTATGTTTGGTCGCTTTAGGGTTTGTTTTAGCAGCTTGTGGGTCAGGAAATGAATCTGCTAAGAAAGAAAGCAGTAGCGCATCAAAAAATACAGAAGAAACAATGATTACAGTGAAGGATGTTAATGGTGATGTTGAAGTGCCAAAAAATCCAGAAAGAGTTGTTGTTTTTGATATGGGTATGCTAGATACTATTGATGCTCTTGGTGAAAGTGACGCTGTTGTTGGCGTAGCAAAAGATAGTCTACCTAAATATTTAAGCAAATTTGATTCAGATAAAGTTGAATCAGCCGGTGGAATTAAAGAACCCGACTTTGAGAAAATTAATGCCCTAAAACCTGATTTAATTATTATCTCAGGACGTCAGTCTGATTCATTAGACGAGCTGAAAAAAATTGCTCCAACACTTTCTTTAGAAATAGACAGTAAAGATTTATGGGAATCAATCAATAAGAATGTTTCAACAATTGGAACAATCTTTGATAAATCAGATGAAGCTAAAAAGAAATTAGATGCTCTATCAGAGAAAATTGATGTATTAAACAAAAAAAATACAGGTTCAGATATGAAAACATTAACTGTATTACTAAATGAAGGTAGCTTGTCTGCATACGGAAAAGGTTCACGTTTTGCTATACTAAATGATGTTTTTGGTTTCCCATTAGTAGATGATAAAATTGAAGCATCTACTCATGGTCAATCCGTTAGCTTTGAGTACGTGTTAGAGAAGAATCCAGATATATTATTCGTTATTGATCGTACAAAAGCAATTGGTGGCGACACAAGTAAAAATAATTTAACTGAGAATGAATTGATCAAGCAAACAAATGCCGCTAAAAATGACAAGATTGTAATGCTTGATCCAGAAGTATGGTATTTATCTGGTGGAGGGTTAATTTCAACAGAGATGATGCTAGAAGAAGTGAGTAACGTAGCAAAATAA
- a CDS encoding ABC transporter ATP-binding protein: MQIKNVSKSYGNKKVISEITLPIKEGAITAFIGPNGAGKSTLLSMMSRLIPKDTGSIYIDGGEVKSWKQDELAKKLSVLKQSNAFNLKLTVRELVAFGRFPYSKGRLKEEDQLKIEEALSYLGLVDLAEEYVDTLSGGQLQRAYIAMVLAQDTDYILLDEPLNNLDMNYGVQMMKTLRRLVDELGKTIVLVIHDINFAASYADEIVAMKNGQLFATGTTSEMMTKEVLDPLYEMDIRICEVEGKRFCLYFSE, translated from the coding sequence ATGCAAATTAAAAATGTTTCAAAATCATATGGAAATAAAAAAGTGATTAGTGAAATTACTTTGCCGATTAAAGAAGGAGCAATCACAGCTTTTATTGGACCTAATGGCGCAGGTAAAAGTACGTTACTCTCGATGATGAGTCGCTTGATTCCAAAAGATACAGGCTCAATTTATATTGATGGTGGGGAAGTGAAATCTTGGAAACAAGACGAACTAGCAAAAAAATTGTCTGTGTTAAAGCAGTCAAATGCCTTCAATTTAAAATTAACTGTTCGAGAATTAGTTGCCTTTGGACGCTTTCCTTATTCTAAAGGACGCTTGAAAGAAGAAGACCAACTTAAAATAGAAGAAGCTTTAAGCTATTTAGGACTAGTGGATCTGGCTGAAGAGTATGTAGATACGCTTTCCGGTGGTCAACTACAACGTGCCTATATTGCTATGGTTCTGGCTCAAGATACAGATTATATTTTGCTAGATGAACCGCTAAATAATTTAGATATGAATTATGGAGTTCAAATGATGAAAACTTTACGTCGCTTAGTAGACGAATTGGGTAAGACGATTGTTCTCGTCATTCATGATATTAATTTTGCAGCAAGCTATGCTGATGAGATTGTCGCGATGAAAAATGGACAATTATTTGCAACGGGTACAACGAGTGAGATGATGACAAAAGAAGTTTTAGATCCACTATATGAAATGGATATTCGTATTTGTGAAGTAGAAGGAAAACGGTTTTGTCTCTATTTTAGTGAGTAA
- a CDS encoding iron chelate uptake ABC transporter family permease subunit, with protein MMQRIKKEQWVYGLLLLVILVLIGLYLVLENNGNWDYILPLRSKKLIAFIIVGISTTVATISFQTLAQNNILTPSILGLDSLYVLFQTMILFFYGSNHLVVRDKQINFLISVVLMVGISFVLYQIVFRKYSSNLYLLMMVGMIAGTFFRSVSTFLQVLMDPNEFDKIQGKLFASFNNIDVALLGITLLIGVAALMFLFSQRKVLDVLHLGRDQAVNLGVNVEGTMLKVLVLVAILTSISTALVGPITFLGFMVANLTYRIFKTYQHGILFIGGSFLSIIVLLVGQLVVERVFHLTTTLSVVIEFLGGCYFIYLLIKERKRE; from the coding sequence ATGATGCAGCGTATCAAGAAAGAACAGTGGGTATATGGATTACTACTACTGGTTATTCTAGTGTTAATTGGACTGTATCTAGTTCTAGAGAATAATGGCAATTGGGATTATATTTTACCTTTGCGAAGTAAAAAACTAATCGCCTTTATAATTGTAGGAATTAGTACAACCGTTGCTACCATTAGTTTTCAAACCTTAGCTCAAAACAATATTTTAACGCCTAGTATTTTAGGCTTGGATTCTTTATATGTTTTATTTCAGACAATGATTCTTTTCTTCTATGGAAGCAATCATCTAGTTGTACGTGACAAACAGATAAATTTCTTAATCAGTGTCGTTTTAATGGTAGGAATTAGCTTTGTGTTGTATCAAATTGTTTTCAGAAAATATAGTAGCAATTTGTATTTATTGATGATGGTTGGGATGATTGCTGGAACCTTTTTTAGAAGTGTTAGCACATTTCTGCAAGTATTGATGGATCCCAATGAGTTTGATAAGATTCAAGGCAAATTATTTGCTAGTTTTAATAATATTGATGTGGCGTTACTAGGGATTACTTTGTTGATTGGTGTGGCTGCTTTAATGTTCTTATTTAGCCAAAGAAAAGTTTTAGATGTCTTGCATTTAGGTCGTGACCAAGCGGTGAATTTAGGCGTAAATGTTGAAGGAACAATGTTGAAAGTCTTAGTTTTAGTCGCTATTTTGACCTCGATTTCAACAGCTTTAGTGGGACCAATTACCTTTTTAGGCTTTATGGTTGCCAATTTGACTTATCGAATCTTTAAAACCTATCAACATGGAATTTTATTTATCGGTGGGAGTTTTCTTAGCATCATTGTTTTATTAGTAGGACAATTAGTTGTCGAGCGAGTATTTCATTTAACAACGACATTAAGCGTCGTAATTGAATTTTTAGGTGGATGTTATTTCATTTATTTATTAATTAAGGAAAGGAAGCGTGAGTAA
- a CDS encoding ABC transporter permease: MRKGIWIVLLSVIAFVSLFIGVQDIELSHVLQFNFTKNEQLILQSTRIPRTVSLIIAGATLSICGLIMQHLTQNKFVSPTTAGTMDSARIGILVAMLFFTDASIFQRTVIAFLFAFAGTVAFIFMVNHLQIKNAVMVPLIGLMFGSILGSIATFLAYQNNLVQNMASWLQGNFSLVSRGNYELMYLAIPLMIIAYLYADYFTLAGLGKEVAINAGVSYQFVQFGGILIVALASSIVILTVGSLPFLGVVVPNLIAIARGDHLRKTLFETAVFGSIFLLICDIISRIVIAPYEVSVSLVVGIIGSVLFIYLLLRGEKQ, translated from the coding sequence ATGAGAAAGGGGATTTGGATTGTATTACTTAGCGTTATTGCATTTGTTTCATTGTTTATTGGTGTACAAGATATTGAACTTAGTCATGTGCTTCAGTTCAACTTCACTAAAAATGAGCAACTTATTTTGCAAAGCACAAGAATTCCGCGAACCGTTAGCTTGATTATTGCCGGAGCTACACTGAGTATTTGTGGCTTAATCATGCAACATTTAACGCAAAATAAATTTGTTTCTCCAACAACAGCTGGAACAATGGATAGTGCACGAATCGGAATTTTAGTTGCGATGCTTTTTTTCACAGATGCAAGTATTTTTCAAAGAACAGTGATTGCTTTTCTATTTGCTTTTGCTGGAACAGTCGCCTTTATTTTTATGGTCAACCACCTGCAGATTAAAAATGCAGTGATGGTACCACTTATTGGTTTAATGTTCGGAAGTATTTTAGGGTCAATTGCGACGTTTTTAGCGTATCAAAATAACTTGGTTCAAAATATGGCGTCATGGCTACAGGGGAATTTTTCATTAGTTTCTAGGGGGAATTATGAATTAATGTACTTAGCTATACCGTTAATGATAATCGCCTATCTCTATGCAGATTATTTTACATTAGCTGGTTTAGGGAAGGAAGTTGCCATAAATGCTGGGGTATCCTACCAATTTGTACAATTCGGCGGAATTTTAATTGTTGCATTAGCTTCTTCCATTGTGATTTTAACCGTTGGAAGTTTACCTTTCTTAGGTGTAGTGGTGCCTAATTTAATCGCCATTGCTCGAGGAGATCATTTGCGCAAAACACTTTTTGAAACTGCTGTATTTGGATCGATATTTTTATTAATTTGCGATATTATCAGTCGCATTGTGATTGCACCCTATGAAGTTTCGGTCAGTTTAGTAGTGGGCATTATTGGCAGTGTGTTGTTTATTTACCTATTATTGCGAGGTGAAAAACAATGA